A single genomic interval of Saccharothrix saharensis harbors:
- a CDS encoding transglycosylase domain-containing protein, whose product MNDQHDDRHRGAEPQWPTGEDPDGGGHPPRRGAGDQPARPNTPPGGFARSPADGPGHGTPPGGFARPRTPPGGFPQAGGTPPGGIPRGGPPPRRPAGPGGPVPGGRPGGPPPPPGARPDGPRPDGQAAAGGVPGRPSTPPGGLRRPGAPGGPVPPGGRPPVAGPGGPRRPAGPGGPQRRPGEEPTDLLPPVYQSTPREPELLTHREDEVELEPFYDDDYDVELTAEEARVVRRKKVWRRVRRTSYVTLGLMLLAPVVAFAVAYQVVEVPNPEAVAASQGKAITVLYADGTEMTKIAPGDANRSMVKYEELPETLKQAVFAAEDPTFETNVGFDLTAIARAGWYQLKGEQSGGSGLTQQYVKEATDQDDMTLTRKFTEAVTAYKMSQQQDKRDILTAYMNTIYFGRGGYGIKTAVKAYFGDVQLKDLTHSQAALLAGLIQNPGRSEQQAYRDERWNYVMDQMLKHGWIDQTYRTTEPMPVPVELTDQSGLSGPRLHIREQVIQEMAKVEWDVEKAQKVGVTVHTTIEPPKQAAAEQAVADVMGPQPKELRSSLTAIDPQTGAVRAYYAGADGTGLDYATNTLQEAGSSFKPFDLVAALKAGKGLGSTYDGRSPKKFDLGGTSITIRNASDPTNKCGEKCSIRKAMELSLNTVFYEMVIDIGTQPVADAARAAGIPPSVEVQGVKKDLLVGENGGPPNVGIALGGGEAQVRPFDMASAYATFAARGTYHEPFFISKITNAEGKAVYQHVDVSRQAFDPDPKKNQDIADNVTEALRPIPKSSSIPCAGRECAGKTGTHELPDDATQNSKAWMVGYTPSLSAAVWVGRDEGNVALKNAEGKPVFGSGLPGQIWKRFMDKALEGTPAEPFPKPAKLNTFDDPKPTTTTTTTTTTTDKKDEDNRPTTTDPTTTRQSTPTTTRTGRPCQGLVCPTEPTTTTNDQPDPGIGNGAAPTG is encoded by the coding sequence GTGAACGACCAGCATGACGACAGGCATCGTGGCGCGGAGCCGCAGTGGCCGACCGGGGAGGACCCGGACGGCGGCGGTCACCCACCGCGCCGCGGCGCCGGGGATCAGCCGGCGCGTCCGAACACCCCACCAGGTGGTTTCGCGCGCTCGCCGGCCGATGGCCCCGGGCACGGCACGCCGCCGGGCGGCTTCGCCCGGCCGCGCACGCCACCCGGTGGCTTCCCGCAGGCGGGTGGCACCCCGCCCGGCGGCATCCCCCGCGGCGGTCCCCCGCCGCGCAGGCCTGCCGGTCCCGGCGGTCCCGTCCCGGGCGGCAGGCCCGGCGGCCCGCCACCACCACCCGGCGCGCGTCCCGACGGCCCGCGGCCCGACGGCCAGGCCGCCGCGGGCGGCGTGCCCGGCCGGCCGAGCACGCCTCCCGGCGGCCTGCGCCGACCCGGTGCCCCCGGCGGTCCCGTGCCGCCCGGCGGGCGTCCCCCGGTCGCCGGCCCCGGCGGCCCGCGCAGGCCGGCGGGCCCCGGCGGGCCCCAGCGGCGTCCCGGCGAGGAGCCGACGGACCTGCTGCCGCCCGTCTACCAGAGCACGCCCCGCGAGCCCGAGCTCCTCACGCACCGCGAGGACGAGGTCGAGCTGGAGCCGTTCTACGACGACGACTACGACGTGGAGCTGACCGCTGAGGAGGCCCGCGTCGTGCGTCGCAAGAAGGTCTGGCGCCGCGTGCGCCGCACCAGCTACGTGACCCTCGGCCTGATGCTGCTGGCCCCGGTCGTCGCGTTCGCCGTCGCCTACCAGGTCGTCGAGGTGCCGAACCCGGAGGCCGTCGCGGCCTCGCAGGGCAAGGCGATCACCGTCCTCTACGCCGACGGCACGGAGATGACCAAGATCGCCCCCGGCGACGCGAACCGCAGCATGGTCAAGTACGAGGAACTCCCGGAGACGCTCAAGCAGGCCGTCTTCGCGGCGGAGGACCCGACGTTCGAGACGAACGTCGGCTTCGACCTGACCGCCATCGCCCGCGCGGGCTGGTACCAGCTCAAGGGCGAGCAGAGCGGTGGCTCCGGCCTGACGCAGCAGTACGTCAAGGAAGCCACCGACCAGGACGACATGACGCTGACCCGGAAGTTCACCGAGGCCGTCACCGCGTACAAGATGTCCCAGCAGCAGGACAAGCGGGACATCCTGACCGCGTACATGAACACGATCTACTTCGGTCGTGGCGGTTACGGCATCAAGACCGCGGTGAAGGCGTACTTCGGCGACGTGCAGCTCAAGGACCTCACCCACTCGCAGGCCGCCCTGCTGGCGGGGCTGATCCAGAACCCGGGCCGGTCGGAGCAGCAGGCGTACCGGGATGAGCGCTGGAACTACGTGATGGACCAGATGCTCAAGCACGGCTGGATCGACCAGACATACCGGACGACCGAGCCGATGCCGGTGCCGGTGGAGCTGACCGACCAGTCCGGCCTGAGCGGGCCGCGCCTGCACATCCGCGAGCAGGTCATCCAGGAGATGGCCAAGGTCGAGTGGGACGTGGAGAAGGCGCAGAAGGTCGGCGTCACCGTCCACACCACCATCGAGCCGCCGAAGCAGGCGGCAGCCGAGCAGGCGGTGGCGGACGTCATGGGTCCGCAGCCCAAGGAGCTGCGGTCGTCGCTCACCGCGATCGACCCGCAGACGGGCGCGGTGCGGGCGTACTACGCGGGCGCGGACGGCACGGGTCTGGACTACGCGACCAACACGCTGCAGGAAGCGGGGTCGTCGTTCAAGCCGTTCGACCTGGTCGCCGCGCTGAAGGCGGGTAAGGGCCTCGGCTCGACCTACGACGGCCGGTCGCCGAAGAAGTTCGACCTCGGCGGCACCAGCATCACGATCCGCAACGCGTCGGACCCGACCAACAAGTGCGGCGAGAAGTGCTCCATCCGCAAGGCCATGGAGCTGTCGCTGAACACCGTGTTCTACGAGATGGTGATCGACATCGGCACCCAGCCGGTCGCCGACGCCGCGCGTGCCGCGGGCATCCCGCCGTCGGTCGAGGTGCAGGGCGTGAAGAAGGACCTGCTGGTCGGCGAGAACGGCGGCCCGCCGAACGTCGGTATCGCGCTGGGCGGCGGTGAGGCGCAGGTGCGGCCGTTCGACATGGCCTCCGCCTACGCCACGTTCGCCGCGCGCGGCACCTACCACGAGCCGTTCTTCATCTCGAAGATCACCAACGCCGAGGGCAAGGCCGTCTACCAGCACGTCGACGTGTCCCGGCAGGCGTTCGACCCGGACCCGAAGAAGAACCAGGACATCGCCGACAACGTCACCGAGGCGCTCCGGCCCATCCCGAAGTCCTCGAGCATCCCGTGCGCGGGGCGCGAGTGCGCGGGCAAGACCGGTACGCACGAGCTCCCCGACGACGCCACGCAGAACTCCAAGGCGTGGATGGTCGGCTACACCCCCTCGCTGTCCGCGGCGGTCTGGGTCGGCCGCGACGAGGGCAACGTGGCGCTGAAGAACGCCGAGGGCAAGCCGGTCTTCGGCAGCGGCCTGCCGGGTCAGATCTGGAAGAGGTTCATGGACAAGGCGCTCGAGGGCACGCCCGCCGAGCCCTTCCCGAAGCCCGCGAAGCTGAACACCTTCGACGACCCGAAGCCGACCACCACGACGACGACCACCACCACGACGACGGACAAGAAGGACGAGGACAACCGGCCGACGACGACGGACCCGACGACGACCCGGCAGTCCACTCCGACGACGACCCGCACCGGCCGGCCGTGCCAGGGCCTGGTCTGCCCGACCGAGCCGACCACGACGACCAACGACCAGCCCGATCCGGGAATCGGCAACGGGGCCGCGCCCACGGGTTAG